DNA from Bacteroides zoogleoformans:
GCCACGTATTTCGTCTCGGATCATGCATTATGGGTGACTTTATACATGCCAACCACTCTTCAATGGAAAGAGAAAGGAGTGACGTTGAGACAGGAATGCCGGTGGCCGGCAGAGAGTTCCGTCATCAAGATAGTAAGTGGAAAAGCCGACTTTTCGATGAAATTGCGTGTGCCTTATTGGGCAACCGAGGGGTTCGATATTAAAGTGAACGGAGTGCCGGTGGCCGACTACTATCAACCTTGCACTTACGCGGTAATTCCTTCTCGTCATTGGGAGGAGGGAGATGTGGTGGAAATAACCATGCCGTTCACTAAACACATCGATTATGGGCCTGATAAATTGCCTGCCGAAGTAGCCGGCCGGGGAGGGGTACCATTGGAGGCTTCTTGGGTGGGGACATTGATGTATGGCCCACTTGCCATGACGGCTACTGATATAAACGACTGGGCGGGAGCCACCCTGAATATCGATTCCCGCTTGGCTACCATCGTGACTGTGGAACCCGATGGCATGAAGACTGGCACTGACGGCAATTTATATACTTTCGTTCAGGGCGGGCACGTGTTTCAGCCGGACTATTATCGTCATGACCACTCGACCCATTATTTCCGTATCAACCACGTCAACTCTCCATCTTCGGAACTCAAGATAGCCTTATCCGCCAAGTTGAGGGATGTTACGGCTTATGATAAGAAGAATTATACAAAAACTACCTTCAACCGCTTGAAGAAGGCGGTGAAAGAAGGCGAAAAGATGATGGGTGAGCCCATGGTCACGGAAACTGAAATCTCAACGGGAATGACGGTCATCGACGAGGCTGTCAAGGGATTAGTGGCTATCGGATTGGACAAAAGTAGTCTGCAGGCGGCTATCTATGCTGCCGAAAGTCGGGACTCATCTCTTTATACCACGGTAGGGTTTGAGGCTTTGCGGACAGAGCTTGGCGCGGCGCGCGAGGTAATGAATGGCGACAACAGACAGACAATGGTCGATCGCCGGACACTAGCCTTGCAAGACGCAGTTACCGCTCTGGTGGTGGCCGACAGTGTAGACAAGGGTTCGTTGAAAGAACTCCTCAATGTGGGTATGGCGCGGGTGGCCGACCAAGAACGGTGGGAAGCCCTCGCTGTAAAAGTGCCGGAGCATGCTCCTTGGGCGCACTTTGGTTTCTCTCGTCTGAAACATGTGTTGGAAGAGGCTCAATGTGTATATGAAAATAAGGATAAAAATTACTCGCGGGAAGAAGTCAATGCGGTGGTCGCAACCCTGAATATGACCATTAACGCGATGCGTCCGGGCAATCTGCCGGAGATAGAAGATTTGCGCCCGTTATCTGCTTTGTTGAGACGCACGGGCACAGTGGACGAATTCACCGATAAGGCCCTGAAGGAAGCTGTGGACTACGCCCGAATGGTTATGAAATACGTAGCCGACGGTAGCGGTACGCAAGATATGATAGAGGTTGCCATAGCCCGTTTGAAAACGGCGTCGGGACAATGAACCGCATTCCTTTTATGCGTTATGTTTGCAAATATGAAGCTGAAAAAGGCCGGCAGAAAATCTATTTATGCAAAATGGATGGAAAATAATGAAGAAAGCATTATTTTTACAAATTCGAGAGAAAAACCTCTCGAAAGACTTCTGATTGGTTGTGATGAGAAAGGCTGCCGGACACTGGATATCCGGAAAAGGGCATAAGGAAGATGTTCGGTGGTCTTATCGCATCAGCATCTCGGGAGGCAAAACCTTATATGTGAAGACATGAGAAAACTTATTCTTGTCATAATGACTTTGACCGTGGTTTGTGTATCGGTCGTAGCTTCAGCAGACTTCAGGTTCCGTCATTTTTCTGTGGAGAATGGGTTGTCGTCCAATGCGGTACGTGCCATCATACAAGATAAACACAGCTTTATGTGGTTTGGAACCGATGACGGGTTGAACCGCTATGACGGCATCAACGTAAAAGTCTATAAATCTGATCCGCAAGGGCAGAATGACTACATTTCGGCATTGTATGATGCGGGCGACAGGATTTGGGTGGGAACGGACAAAGGACTTTTGACCTATGATTACGAGACGGAGAGCCTGAGGACTTTTAATGTGGCTACCTTGCGTGGGATAATCCCCAAGACCACTGTTAGTTGCATTGCCGAGGACAAAGACGGGAACTTGTGGTTTTCTACCGTGGGGCAGGGAGTATTCAGGTATAACGCGCACAAGTCCTGTCTGGAACAATATGAGTTTCAAGAGGCGAATAATCTCGTAGCTGCCGTTATGGTAGATGCGGATAATCAGATATGGGCTGTGACAAACTGGGGCAGTGAGGGGCTAACCAAGTTGAACAAAGCGGGAAACAGGTTTGAGCCTTTTCACCTTATCTATGAGGCGAATGGACAAAATTCCAATTCATTGGCCCTTATGGAAGATTCGGAACGCGTGCTTTGGCTGGGTACTTGGGAATGCGGCCTGCAAAAGGTGGACAAGTATACAAGAAGAGTGACTACATACCTGCATCCGTCGGCTGGGCAAGGGGTGTTGCATATTCATTCCTTGATGGAATATGCTCCTCACCGGCTTTTGATAGGCTCGGACGACGGACTCCTGCTGTTCAATACGCTTACTGGAGAACATCATTTATTTACAGAAGACGAGACAGAGCCTTATGCCATTTCCAATCGTTTTGTTTATCCTATCGTGAAGGACGTCGAGGGAGGAATATGGATAGGTACTTATTATGGAGGGGTGAACTACATATCGCCCAATACGGGGCAATTTGAAAGTTTTGCCCATTCTCGTTTCTCCAATTCGGTAAGTGGAACTGTCATCAGTCGTTTTTGTGAAGACAGATACGGACGTATATGGATTGCGTCGGATGACGGGGGATTGAATTGTTATATACCGGAGGAACGAAGGTTTATTTGTTATCAGGCAGGGGGCAAGAAGAACAGCCTATCTTACCATAATGTTCATGCGCTGTGCATGGATGGTGATAATCTGTGGATTGGCACTTACACAGGAGGAGTGAATGTGCTCGATTTGCGCACGGGCGTCTTTAGGGTCTATGGCTCTTATCGAGATAACCCGTCGACGCTTGATGGAACGAGTTCTTATGCCATCTTCAGAGACTGCGAAGAGAATATTTGGGTGACATCTATGTCAGGAGTAAATTTGTATAATCGGAAGACGGACGATTTTACAAGGGTGAAAGACTTGAGCGCATTGACCATCGATATCGATCAGGATGCGGACGGGAACCTTTGGTTCTCTACGCAAGGGAAGGGGTTGTTCAAATATAATCCGGACAGACAAACTTGGAAAAATTACGTGCACGACAGCATTCCGGGTGCTTTGCCCGGCGATCAGGTGAATTGTACCTTGATTGACGGTGACGGGAATATGTGGGTCGGAACGATGAATGGTCTTTGTCAATATGATAGGAAGCATGATGCGTTTGAGGTTGTCCCTTTGGATATCCCCGGCAAGAATATTTGTGGAATAGTGGAAGAACAGCGGGTACTATGGCTGACTACTGCCAAAGGATTGGTCCGTTATGTGCCGGGAGAGGGGGCGCAGGTCTTTTCTGTCAGTGATGGGCTGCGGAGTGAACAGTTCTTGCCGAATGCTGTATTGAAAGCCTCGGATGGGAAAATCTACATTGGTTCGGTGAATGGCTTCAATGCTTTCTATCCCTATCAGATAAAGGTCAATAAGGTGCTCCTGCCGGTAGTGATAACCGGCCTGGAGGTTTCTAATAAGAGAATCGGGATAGGGAACCGATTGCTGCCGAAGGCATTGAATGCAATGACGGAGTTGGAACTTTCTTATAAAGAAAATGTTTTTAGTCTGTTATATGCCTCGTTGAGCTATTGTACACCGGAGAAGAATCAGTACGCCTATAAATTGGAGGGGTTTGACAAAGAATGGAATTATGTGGGGGCACAGAATAAGGCGACTTATACCAACCTGCCTGCGGGAGATTATGTGTTCAGAGTGAGGGCGACTAATAATGACGGAGTCTGGAGCGACAAGGAAGCCACGCTGAAAATCATCATCTGTCCGCCTTTCTATTGGAGCATGGCTGCCAAAATCTTCTATTTCGTATGTGCATGCCTCGTATTGGCTTTCTTCATACGCTTCTTGTTGAAACGAACGGAAAAGAAGCATACAGAGGAAATCAATCGGTTGAACGCGACCAAGGAGAAAGAGGTGCACGAGTCCAAAATCAAGTTCTTTACGATGATAGCCCATGAGATACGTACGCCGGTCTCGCTCATCATAGGGCCTTTGGAGAAAATCATGAAGTCCGCTGCTTCAATCCCTTCCGGGGTGCGTGATGATTTGAGCATTATAGACCGTAACAGCCAAAGGCTGCTATTCTTGGTGAATCAGTTGCTGGACTTCCGCAAAGTGGAGCAAGAGGGAATGGCCATTCGATTTGCCTGGCAAAACATGTGTCAGTTGCTGGAAGCCGTATGCGAACGGTTCGCCCCTTTTATCTCTCATCATGGCGCCCGGTTGGATGTGGAGTATCCGGACGCGGATTTTATGGCTATGGTGGATGGCGAAGCAGTTACGAAGCTTATAAGCAATCTGTTGACCAATGCCTGTAAATATACCAAGGACAGGGTGATCTTATCCTGCACGATACAGCCCGAACAGCATACATTCGTCGTCAGAGTGACGGATAACGGCGTCGGTATCGGCAAGGAAGAACAAGAGAAGATTTTCAAGCCCTTCTATCAAGCCGTGGATAATAAACCGGGCACAGGCATCGGCCTTAGCATCGTGAAGAGTATTGTAGAAGCTCATAATGGCTGTATAGAAGTCGAATCGGACGTGAATAGGGGTTCTTCCTTTATCGTGACGCTCCCTATAGAACAATGCAATACAGAAGCGGAGAACGGAGAGGCGGATATCCTTAATCCTGCTATACCTGAGGATATCCTTTCTGAAAGGTTGCCGGTGGTGATTGCTCCCAAAGACAGGCCCGTGATGCTAATTGTGGACGATAATGAAGAGATGCGTCATTTCCTCTCGAATAGTTTGGCCGGACAATATGTTGTCTTGACTGCCGAAGACGGACTGGATGCCTTGGAGAAGATGAAACAGAACGATGTGACTTTGATTGTGAGCGACTGGATGATGCCCCGCATGGATGGGATTGAACTTTGTCGGAAGATACGGGCTGACCAAACCACGAGTCATATCCCGTTTATTCTGCTGACTGCCAAGACGGATCTGGAGTCTAAGGTGGAAGGATTGGATTGCGGGGCGGACGCTTATATAGAGAAACCTTTTTCCGTGCAATATTTGGAGGCTTGCATCAAGAATCTGCTCGAATTGCGCGATTTGTTGCGTAATAAATTCTCGAAGATGCCTATGATACCCTTGAGCAGTGTGGCAAGCAATGCGACGGATAACAGATTTCTTACTCGTATCAACGAAATCATTGAGCAGAACTTTTCTAATTCGGAGTTGTCTGTCGATTTCTTGGCAGAGCAGTTATGTATAAGTCGTTCCGGGTTGTTTGCAAAAATCAAAACATTGGCAGACGTCACCCCCAATGAACTGATTCAGATTGTCAGACTCAAGAAGGCGGCCGCATTGCTTATGGAAAATCAATACCGGATTAATGAAATATGCTACATGGTAGGCTTCAACAGCCCGTCTTATTTTGCAAAATGTTTTCAGAAACAGTTCGGCATAAAGCCGGGAGAATTTGTAAGCGGAAAAGGCCGAATGCCCGGCCCGCCATGACTGCCGCTGAGAGCTGAAAATAAAAAAAGACCGCCGAGAGTGGAAGCCTCCCAACAGTCTGTCTCTTACTTTGTAGCGGGACCCGGGATTGAACCGGGGACCTCATGATTATGAATCATGCGCTCTAACCAGCTGAGCTATCCCGCCATCGTTTCTCGATTGCGGGTGCAAAGATATGTCTTTTCTTTAAAGTACCAAAACTTTTGTGGAATTTTTCTGTGTTGTGGAACACGATAAGTTCCACTAAGAAGTGCAAATAGTCTCTGTTATTATAAGATGGGTATGAATAAAATTAACGATTTATTTTTTTTGTAATTAGAAAAAAGTATTTATCTTGGTCGGCGCAATAACAAAGAAGAATAATACAATGGAAAGAAAAAAAATACATTTGGAGTTTCTCTTGAATGCGACCTCTAAAGGTATTCTTTGGACAGCGATAAGTACTCCTACCGGTTTGGAGGGCTGGTTTGCCGACAGGGTTCAATTAGAAGACAAAACTGTTACCTTTTTTTGGGGGAAGGCGGAAAAACGTGATGCAGAGGTTGTGGCTGTGCGAGTCTACTCGTTTATCCGTTTTCGCTGGTTGGACGACCAAAATGAGCGAGAATTCTTTGAGTTGAAAATGACAAATAATGAGTTGACTAATGATTTTGTTTTGGAAATAACCGACTTTGCGGCAGCAGACGAAGTGGCTGATTTGCGTGAATTATGGGAATCACAAGTAGATACCTTGCGGAGAACTTGCGGTTTTTAGTTAACTTTCGATTAAAAATTTCCCCTACTCCCTTTTTTATGCTACTTTTGTGTTCTCATTGCATGAAACAAGTAAAATGTTGCGCATAAAAAAGTTAGATATATTTGTCCTGAAGAGTTTCTGCACCCTCTTCATAGGGACTTTCTTCATCTGCCTTTTTATCTTCATGATGCAATTTCTGTGGAGGTATGTGGATGAATTGATCGGGAAAGGCTTGGAGATGACTGTCATGGCACAGTTTTTCTTTTATTCGGCACTGACCTTGGTTCCTGTGTCATTGCCGCTGGCTGTTCTGCTGGCTGCTCTTATCACTTTCGGAAATTTTGGAGAACGCTTTGAACTGCTTGCCATGAAGGCGGCCGGCATTTCGTTGTTGAAAATCATGCGGCCTTTGATTGTCTTTATCGGGTTTATTTGTTTTCAGTCTTTTTATTTCCAGAATGTGATAGGCCCTAAAGCACAGACAGACTTAGGGACTTTGCTTATTTCCATGAAACAGAAAGCACCGGAGCTTGATATTCCGGAAGGTGTATTTTATGATGAAATAGAGGGATATAACCTATATGTGAAACGGAAGAACCGTGACACGGGAATGTTGTATGATGTCCTTATATACAATTTTGAAAAGGGCTTTGAGAATGCCCAGATTATAAAAGCTGATTCGGGGCGTCTGGAAATGACCGCCGACAAGAAGCATTTGTATCTGCATTTATATAGTGGCGAACAGTTTGAAAACTTGAGGTCTCAAAGTATGGATCAAAGAAATGTGCCTTATCGACGGGAGACTTTTCGGGAGAAACATGCAATCATTGAGTTTGACTCGGATTTCAATATGGTGGACGCCGGTATCATGAGTAATTACTCCAGTAGCAAGAACATGAAGAAACTGCAGATGGGCATTGATTCAATGCGGGTTCTGAATGACAGCCTGGCCCGTGTGTATTACGAAGAGGCGATGCGGGGAACATATAGGGTTGCAGCCGCTATGAGCAAGGAAGATACGCTGAAAATAGAAAAAGCTCATTTGGGTGAATATAATGTGGACAGCATATTCAATGCGGCTACGTTGCTACAGAAGCAGAAGGTTATCTCTGCGGCTATTGGCCGGGCCGAAGGAGCCGGAAGTGATTGGAGCTTTAAAAGCAACGATATATTGGGGACGGAAAATAACCTTCGTCGGCACATGACTTCCTGGCACGAAAAACTGACTCTTTCATTGGCATGTCTCATCTTCTTTTTTATCGGCGCTCCTCTTGGGGGAATTATTCGTAAGGGTGGGTTGGGAATGCCGGTAGTCGTTTCCGTATTGATTTTCATCGTTTATTATATCATCAATAATACGGGCTATAAGATGGCCCGTGACGGTAAGTGGATTGTATGGATGGGAATGTGGACCAGTACGGCGGTATTGGCGCCGCTGGGTGTATTCCTTACTTACAAATCGAATATCGACTCTGTAGTGTTGAATGCAGATGCTTATATAAACTGGTTCAAGAAGGTGGCGGGGATTCGTAATATGCGTCATCTGTTTCGCAAGGAAGTCATCATTCATGACCCCGATTATGCACGCATTCCCGGAGACTTGCGCAAGTTGTCGGCAGATTGCCGCGAATATGCCGAAAAGAAAGCCTTGAAGAATGCGCCCAATTATTTTAAGTTGTGGATGGCTGGTAATAGGGATGAAGTAATGGAGAATATCAATGAACGGCTGGAAAGCCTGATAGATGAAATGTCGAATACAAAATCCGT
Protein-coding regions in this window:
- a CDS encoding hybrid sensor histidine kinase/response regulator transcription factor; the protein is MRKLILVIMTLTVVCVSVVASADFRFRHFSVENGLSSNAVRAIIQDKHSFMWFGTDDGLNRYDGINVKVYKSDPQGQNDYISALYDAGDRIWVGTDKGLLTYDYETESLRTFNVATLRGIIPKTTVSCIAEDKDGNLWFSTVGQGVFRYNAHKSCLEQYEFQEANNLVAAVMVDADNQIWAVTNWGSEGLTKLNKAGNRFEPFHLIYEANGQNSNSLALMEDSERVLWLGTWECGLQKVDKYTRRVTTYLHPSAGQGVLHIHSLMEYAPHRLLIGSDDGLLLFNTLTGEHHLFTEDETEPYAISNRFVYPIVKDVEGGIWIGTYYGGVNYISPNTGQFESFAHSRFSNSVSGTVISRFCEDRYGRIWIASDDGGLNCYIPEERRFICYQAGGKKNSLSYHNVHALCMDGDNLWIGTYTGGVNVLDLRTGVFRVYGSYRDNPSTLDGTSSYAIFRDCEENIWVTSMSGVNLYNRKTDDFTRVKDLSALTIDIDQDADGNLWFSTQGKGLFKYNPDRQTWKNYVHDSIPGALPGDQVNCTLIDGDGNMWVGTMNGLCQYDRKHDAFEVVPLDIPGKNICGIVEEQRVLWLTTAKGLVRYVPGEGAQVFSVSDGLRSEQFLPNAVLKASDGKIYIGSVNGFNAFYPYQIKVNKVLLPVVITGLEVSNKRIGIGNRLLPKALNAMTELELSYKENVFSLLYASLSYCTPEKNQYAYKLEGFDKEWNYVGAQNKATYTNLPAGDYVFRVRATNNDGVWSDKEATLKIIICPPFYWSMAAKIFYFVCACLVLAFFIRFLLKRTEKKHTEEINRLNATKEKEVHESKIKFFTMIAHEIRTPVSLIIGPLEKIMKSAASIPSGVRDDLSIIDRNSQRLLFLVNQLLDFRKVEQEGMAIRFAWQNMCQLLEAVCERFAPFISHHGARLDVEYPDADFMAMVDGEAVTKLISNLLTNACKYTKDRVILSCTIQPEQHTFVVRVTDNGVGIGKEEQEKIFKPFYQAVDNKPGTGIGLSIVKSIVEAHNGCIEVESDVNRGSSFIVTLPIEQCNTEAENGEADILNPAIPEDILSERLPVVIAPKDRPVMLIVDDNEEMRHFLSNSLAGQYVVLTAEDGLDALEKMKQNDVTLIVSDWMMPRMDGIELCRKIRADQTTSHIPFILLTAKTDLESKVEGLDCGADAYIEKPFSVQYLEACIKNLLELRDLLRNKFSKMPMIPLSSVASNATDNRFLTRINEIIEQNFSNSELSVDFLAEQLCISRSGLFAKIKTLADVTPNELIQIVRLKKAAALLMENQYRINEICYMVGFNSPSYFAKCFQKQFGIKPGEFVSGKGRMPGPP
- a CDS encoding START-like domain-containing protein, encoding MERKKIHLEFLLNATSKGILWTAISTPTGLEGWFADRVQLEDKTVTFFWGKAEKRDAEVVAVRVYSFIRFRWLDDQNEREFFELKMTNNELTNDFVLEITDFAAADEVADLRELWESQVDTLRRTCGF
- a CDS encoding LptF/LptG family permease; amino-acid sequence: MLRIKKLDIFVLKSFCTLFIGTFFICLFIFMMQFLWRYVDELIGKGLEMTVMAQFFFYSALTLVPVSLPLAVLLAALITFGNFGERFELLAMKAAGISLLKIMRPLIVFIGFICFQSFYFQNVIGPKAQTDLGTLLISMKQKAPELDIPEGVFYDEIEGYNLYVKRKNRDTGMLYDVLIYNFEKGFENAQIIKADSGRLEMTADKKHLYLHLYSGEQFENLRSQSMDQRNVPYRRETFREKHAIIEFDSDFNMVDAGIMSNYSSSKNMKKLQMGIDSMRVLNDSLARVYYEEAMRGTYRVAAAMSKEDTLKIEKAHLGEYNVDSIFNAATLLQKQKVISAAIGRAEGAGSDWSFKSNDILGTENNLRRHMTSWHEKLTLSLACLIFFFIGAPLGGIIRKGGLGMPVVVSVLIFIVYYIINNTGYKMARDGKWIVWMGMWTSTAVLAPLGVFLTYKSNIDSVVLNADAYINWFKKVAGIRNMRHLFRKEVIIHDPDYARIPGDLRKLSADCREYAEKKALKNAPNYFKLWMAGNRDEVMENINERLESLIDEMSNTKSVTLLTALNNYPIIPVHAHVRPFRSYWLNLLCGAFFPMGLFFYFRIWIFRIRLNKDMERIIKINEEIIGIIENKENK